From the Hydrogenobacter sp. genome, one window contains:
- a CDS encoding Mut7-C RNAse domain-containing protein: MKFLLESDLEKLAKWLRFLGQDVQVLKGAINKKDIVSHANRIFVTTSRKWERHFISWGISYIIIPKDDWEVQLCLIVKHFRIKPKLLLNRCPYCNTELKKVNKDRIKDKLPLIVYEFGYDFTQCPKCASIFWKGTHFIRMKSMLKDALKRC, encoded by the coding sequence TTGAAGTTTCTACTTGAATCTGACCTTGAAAAGTTAGCTAAGTGGTTGAGATTCCTGGGTCAAGATGTACAGGTATTGAAGGGGGCTATAAACAAGAAGGATATAGTTAGCCACGCAAACAGGATTTTTGTAACTACTTCAAGAAAATGGGAAAGGCATTTTATAAGCTGGGGTATTTCTTATATCATTATACCAAAGGATGACTGGGAAGTTCAGCTATGCCTTATAGTAAAACATTTCCGGATAAAGCCTAAACTTTTGTTAAACAGATGTCCTTACTGCAACACGGAACTTAAGAAAGTAAACAAGGACCGAATAAAGGACAAACTGCCACTTATCGTTTACGAATTTGGATACGACTTTACGCAATGCCCAAAATGCGCCAGCATCTTCTGGAAAGGTACTCACTTTATAAGAATGAAAAGTATGCTCAAGGATGCTCTCAAGAGATGTTAG
- the leuC gene encoding 3-isopropylmalate dehydratase large subunit, translating to MGMTITEKILAQHAGKKEVFSGELITAKIDLAMANDVTAPLAIKTLEKYCIDKIFDPNKVALVLSHFVPAKDIKSAEQAKIVRQFARKHNVKWFFQEGEGIEHTILPEQGIVVPGDLVIGADSHTCTYGGIGAFATGVGSTDLAYALATGEIWLKVPESMKFIFYGKTKPWVTGKDLILYTIGQIGVDGALYRAMEFEGEAISDLSVEQRLTIANMAIEAGGKNGIIAPDEKTVEYVSKRAKKPWKVYTSDPDANYVEVYEWDAGKIEPLVAWPYLPSNVHPVSESTHITIDQAFIGSCTNGKIEDLRIAARILKGKRVHPYVRCIVIPASKAVYHQALHEGLIDIFTEAGCIVSVSTCGPCLGGHMGILAEGERCISTSNRNFPGRMGHPKSEAYLANPAVVAASAVLGRIAHPEEVISMEELEVST from the coding sequence ATGGGTATGACTATAACTGAGAAGATACTTGCACAGCACGCGGGAAAAAAGGAAGTGTTTTCTGGAGAGTTGATCACTGCGAAGATTGATCTTGCTATGGCTAACGATGTGACCGCACCACTTGCCATAAAAACTTTAGAGAAGTACTGTATAGATAAGATATTTGATCCAAACAAGGTTGCTTTGGTACTGTCTCACTTTGTTCCTGCTAAAGATATAAAGTCCGCCGAGCAGGCAAAGATCGTGAGACAGTTCGCGAGAAAACATAATGTAAAGTGGTTTTTCCAGGAAGGTGAGGGGATAGAACATACCATACTTCCAGAGCAGGGTATAGTAGTGCCAGGAGATCTCGTTATAGGTGCAGATTCCCATACATGTACCTATGGAGGTATAGGAGCTTTTGCTACAGGTGTCGGTTCTACTGATTTGGCTTACGCCTTAGCTACCGGTGAGATCTGGTTGAAAGTGCCGGAATCTATGAAATTTATTTTCTATGGAAAGACAAAACCTTGGGTAACTGGCAAAGATCTTATCCTTTACACTATAGGTCAAATCGGTGTTGATGGAGCGCTGTACAGAGCTATGGAATTTGAAGGTGAAGCCATAAGTGATCTGTCCGTTGAACAAAGACTTACCATAGCGAACATGGCTATAGAAGCTGGAGGTAAAAATGGTATAATAGCGCCTGACGAAAAGACTGTGGAGTATGTATCAAAGAGGGCAAAGAAACCTTGGAAGGTATACACCAGTGATCCGGATGCAAATTATGTGGAAGTTTACGAATGGGATGCGGGTAAAATAGAACCGCTCGTTGCATGGCCTTACCTCCCATCTAACGTACATCCTGTAAGTGAATCCACGCACATAACCATAGATCAAGCTTTCATAGGTTCTTGTACCAATGGAAAGATAGAAGACCTCAGGATCGCTGCGAGAATCTTGAAAGGTAAAAGGGTACATCCTTACGTACGCTGTATAGTGATACCAGCATCAAAGGCTGTTTACCATCAAGCCCTTCACGAAGGACTGATAGACATCTTTACAGAGGCAGGATGCATAGTTTCCGTTTCCACCTGCGGTCCATGTTTGGGTGGGCATATGGGTATTTTGGCTGAAGGTGAGAGGTGTATTTCCACATCCAACAGAAACTTTCCGGGAAGAATGGGGCATCCCAAGAGTGAAGCTTATTTGGCAAATCCTGCAGTTGTTGCAGCAAGTGCGGTACTTGGGAGAATAGCGCATCCCGAGGAAGTTATCAGTATGGAGGAACTTGAAGTTTCTACTTGA